The Primulina eburnea isolate SZY01 chromosome 6, ASM2296580v1, whole genome shotgun sequence genome contains a region encoding:
- the LOC140835227 gene encoding coilin-like isoform X3 gives MEDTKRIRLVFKDDDILSEPQKLEGLNRSWVLLKPRQHVTVSDVASHLLHAFRLHQSCPHGLLLSMSGFVLPSFESTCLLNDNEIIRKRREILSIKGNDNADAVEELRAMDNHYVPNGVLLLASEEFEKEKGGSESDDPEVEYDEEDENVLEDMEGPSGGNADPRNRKRKASVKLQGSKRKKQRAKASQIVADNVHTEKIENSHQGGVLTMQKSLSQKEKKPDYDAKDNMGKNEESLTPLDKSGLPVDGMTRNGEVQKNDKAIEDTKIASKETKKVPSRSARRKYAKRRWMREMANIQKKNAVCESEGLRNWKEDQSNAERKKVDGQSKGLHKWKKHQALSECNVVDGIPKGLLCWKQSPQNNPRSGKKWQQNQSSWLHKHPNQNNDSDVHEHITRINGDVREQPTQNNDDAREEPTHNDEDTHEIPNQNGDTAKQSILESDEEHEVVPIVIRPGHIRFEPFEKADQDVQPTLETTQWNGITSKKKGQKWGLADSPFTSRNGYKNPDNDNSKVFANETREQPIGEIDFEKLPTLPGMPKEGDLLAYRILELSTTWTPEISAYRVGKVSFYNTESNQAILAPASDYPIVSKKADEGEAEPLDNSLYKEDGSLEIDFSSLVDVRIIKDGSSGSVNVDASLVREGPLDNKKASKPGSSSRINTQTEISGTETGELNQSEETVPPSAETGDLNVWDQISEALDAKKEKVSQESCWGKTNKKLQVVDRTSFVKNAKTVQPSQGNRWRKNASRVQQLGENSPQKQSSARKSWSYKALRGSALGPTMDILRSREEI, from the exons ATGGAGGACACCAAGAGAATCCGACTGGTTTTCAAAGATGATGACATACTGAGCGAACCCCAGAAGTTAGAGGGCTTGAATCGGAGCTGGGTACTGTTGAAACCGCGCCAACACGTCACCGTTTCCGATGTTGCCTCACATCTGCTCCACGCTTTCCGGCTCCACCAATCTTGCCCTCATGGCCTTCTCCTTTCG aTGTCTGGCTTTGTGTTGCCATCATTTGAATCAACTTGCCTTTTGAATGATAATGAAATTATCAG GAAGAGGAGAGAAATTTTATCTATCAAGGGAAATGATAACGCGGATGCTGTTGAGGAACTGAGAGCCATGGATAACCATTATGTGCCAAATGGTGTCTTGCTTTTGGCAAGTGAGGAATTTGAGAAAGAAAAAGGAGGTTCTGAGAGTGATGACCCTGAAGTTGAATATGACGAGGAAGATGAAAATGTTTTGGAAGATATGGAAGGTCCTTCTGGTGGAAATGCTGATCCAAGAAATCGAAAAAGGAAAGCATCAGTGAAACTCCAAGGCTCTAA GAGGAAGAAACAGCGGGCTAAGGCCTCTCAGATTGTTGCTGACAATGTTCACACAGAAAAAATCGAAAACTCTCATCAGGGAGGAGTCCTTACAATGCAGAAAAGCCTTTCTCAAAAGGAGAAAAAACCTGATTATGATGCCAAAGATAACATGGGAAAAAATGAGGAAAGTCTTACCCCACTTGACAAGAGTGGTTTGCCTGTGGATGGCATGACGCG AAATGGCGAAGTTCAAAAGAATGACAAGGCAATTGAGGATACCAAAATTGCCTCAAAGGAAACTAAAAAG GTTCCAAGTAGAAGTGCCAGGCGGAAATATGCGAAAAGGCGATGGATGAGGGAAATGGCAaatatacaaaagaaaaatgcaGTCTGCGAATCAGAGGGTCTT CGAAATTGGAAAGAGGACCAATCTAACGCTGAAAGGAAAAAGGTGGATGGCCAATCAAAAGGACTT CATAAGTGGAAAAAACACCAAGCGCTTTCTGAATGTAATGTGGTGGATGGCATACCAAAGGGATTG CTATGTTGGAAGCAATCCCCTCAAAATAATCCTCGTAGTGGCAAAAAATGGCAACAGAATCAATCTAGTTGGCTTCATAAACATCCAAATCAAAATAATGATAGTGATGTACATGAGCACATCACTCGGATCAATGGTGATGTACGCGAGCAGCCGACTCAAAATAATGATGATGCACGTGAAGAGCCAACACATAATGATGAGGATACTCATGAAATTCCTAATCAAAATGGAGACACAGCTAAGCAGTCAATTCTGGAAAGTGATGAGGAGCATGAAGTTGTTCCCATTGTAATAAGGCCAGGACATATCCGCTTTGAACCTTTTGAAAAAG CAGATCAAGATGTTCAGCCAACTTTG GAAACCACCCAGTGGAATGGGATTACTAGCAAGAAGAAGGGCCAAAAATGGGGATTGGCCGATTCTCCATTTACTTCACGGAATGGCTATAAAAATCCAGACAATGACAATTCCAAAGTATTTGCAAATGAAACAAGGGAACAACCGATAGGAGAAATCGACTTTGAGAAGCTTCCTACTCTTCCTGGCATGCCTAAG GAAGGTGATCTCCTTGCATATCGTATCCTGGAGTTATCGACAACCTGGACCCCAGAGATTTCGGCATATCGA GTTGGAAAAGTATCTTTTTATAATACTGAATCCAATCAGGCAATATTGGCACCAGCGTCAGATTATCCAATTGTTTCCAAGAAGGCGGATGAGGGTGAAGCTGAACCACTAGATAACTCTCTTTATAAAGAAGATGGTTCGTTGGAG ATTGATTTTTCATCACTTGTTGACGTTCGTATTATCAAGGATGGAAGTTCAGGTTCAGTTAATGTAGATGCTAGTTTGGTGCGTGAGGGTCCTCTGGACAACAAAAAAGCTTCAAAACCAGGGTCATCTAGCCGCATCAATACACAAACAGAGATATCCGGCACAG AGACTGGAGAACTAAACCAGAGTGAAGAAACAGTACCCCCTTCTGCAG AAACCGGGGATTTGAACGTTTGGGACCAAATCAGTGAGGCTCTAGATGCCAAAAAGGAAAAAGTATCACAAGAAAGTTGTTGGGGCAAAACTAACAAGAAGCTTCAAGTAGTTGACAGAACAAGTTTTGTAAAGAATGCTAAAACGGTACAACCATCACAAGGAAATAGATGGAGGAAGAATGCCTCGAGGGTACAACAATTGGGGGAAAATAGTCCTCAGAAACAGAGTTCAGCTCGTAAATCATGGTCCTATAAAGCTCTGAGAGGAAGTGCGCTTGGCCCAACAATGGATATCCTAAGATCACGAGAGGAGATATGA
- the LOC140835228 gene encoding uncharacterized protein, with amino-acid sequence MIHAFAMRRSAALYCCPRGIVNSASSQLQQLRGIRVKVLNNNLDQALQVLQRKMQSSGIERLIKNEQVRHIKNSEKRVLAKKNLERKIRGQDLARKLKAILVQKVRGL; translated from the exons ATGATTCACGCATTCGCTATGCGAAGATCGGCGGCTCTCTACTGTTGTCCGAGAGGCATTGTAAATTCAGCGAGTTCGCAGCTGCAACAATTGAGGGGTATCCGAGTTAAGGTGCTCAACAACAATTTGGATCAAGCCTTACAGGTGCTGCAGCGGAAGATGCAGTCGAGTGGTATCGAACGGCTGATAAAGAACGAGCAAGTACGCCACATCAAGAATTCCGAGAAACGTGTTCTGGCTAAGAAGAATTTGGAGCGCAAGATTCGTGGACAGGACCTCGCTCGCAAGCTCAAAGCGATTCTCGTTCAAAAAGTCAg GGGTCTATGA
- the LOC140835226 gene encoding protein PECTIC ARABINOGALACTAN SYNTHESIS-RELATED, translating to MAELRHSSSIGSRATPSPTASAVASSPLSSDFRPSIADDDDHDGRDRHPRDRSLRSCFQSFLPSDDLYRPHAYGSKISIFILLSLALAAIIAISSLVKGLNAPYLCRKDGITLQCPHVKESTSLWENPLSATTSWKPCAERREGINSDLPAENESNGYIFIHAEGGLNQQRIAICNAVAVAKIMNATLILPVLKQDQIWKDQTKFEDIFDVDHFVDYLKDDVRIVRDIPEWFTDKAELFTSIRRTVKNIPKYAPAQFYIDNVLPRVKEKKIMALKPFVDRLGYDNVPPEINRLRCRVNYHALKFLPEIEQMADLLVSRMRNRTGSSNPFMALHLRFEKGMVGLSFCDFVGTRMEKALMALYRLKEWPRRFKDGSHLWALALQKRKEGRCPLEPGEVAVMLRAMGYPKETQIYVASGQVYGGQNRMAPLRNMFPNLVTKEELATKLELDEFRKHVTSLAALDFLVCLKSDVFVMTHGGNFAKLIIGHRRYMGHRLKSIKPDKGLMSKSLGDPYMGWATFVEDVIVTHQTRTGLPEETFPNYDIWENPLTPCMCRT from the exons ATGGCGGAGCTTCGTCACTCTAGCTCCATCGGCAGCCGCGCTACACCTTCCCCCACCGCGTCCGCCGTGGCTTCCTCTCCGTTGTCATCTGACTTCCGCCCCTCCATCGCCGACGATGATGACCACGATGGCCGGGATCGCCATCCACGAGATCGCTCTCTCCGCTCTTGCTTTCAGTCTTTTCTTCCGTCCGACGATTTATACAGGCCCCACGCATATGGCTCCAAGATCTCGATTTTCATACTCCTTTCGCTTGCTCTTGCTGCCATTATTGCGATTTCCTCTCTTGTCAAAGGATTG AATGCACCTTACTTATGCAGGAAAGATGGCATAACACTTCAGTGTCCTCAT GTTAAAGAGTCTACGTCGCTGTGGGAGAATCCTTTATCAGCCACTACATCATGGAAGCCTTGTGCTGAACGGCGTGAAGGCATAAATTCAG ATCTACCAGCTGAGAATGAATCTAATGGCTATATATTTATACATGCCGAAGGTGGTCTCAACCAGCAAAGAATAGCT ATATGCAACGCAGTAGCTGTGGCAAAGATCATGAATGCTACTCTTATTTTGCCTGTACTGAAGCAAGATCAGATATGGAAGGACCAAAC GAAATTTGAAGACATATTTGATGTGGATCATTTTGTTGACTACTTGAAAGATGATGTGCGAATCGTTAGAGATATTCCAGAATGGTTTACAGACAAAGCAGAGCTGTTCACAAGTATAAG ACGGACGGTCAAGAACATTCCAAAGTATGCTCCTGCACAGTTCTACATTGACAATGTTTTACCTCGGGTGAAAGAAAAGAAGATAATGGCCTTGAAACCTTTTGTTGATCGATTGGG GTATGACAATGTTCCTCCAGAGATCAACAGGCTAAGGTGTAGAGTGAATTACCATGCTTTGAAATTTCTTCCCGAGATTGAGCAGATGGCTGATTTACTTGTATCGAGAATGAGGAACCGAACTGGAAGTTCAAATCCTTTCAT GGCTTTACATCTACGATTTGAGAAAGGTATGGTTGGCCTATCATTCTGTGATTTCGTGGGAACAAGAATGGAGAAAGCTTTAATGGCTTTATACAGACTGAAAGAATGGCCTCGGCGCTTCAAG GATGGCTCTCATCTCTGGGCCCTGGCTCTCCAGAAGCGGAAGGAAGGGCGCTGCCCTCTCGAACCTGGCGAGGTAGCTGTGATGCTTCGTGCAATGGGCTATCCGAAAGAGACTCAGATATATGTTGCTTCTGGGCAGGTTTATGGTGGGCAGAACCGCATGGCACCATTAAGGAACATGTTCCCCAATCTT GTCACAAAAGAGGAATTGGCAACCAAGTTGGAGTTGGACGAGTTTAGAAAACACGTGACTAGCTTGGCTGCTCTAGACTTCCTGGTCTGCTTGAAGTCTGATGTTTTTGTGATGACCCATGGAGGAAACTTCGCTAAACTGATAATAGGACACCGGCGGTACATGGGCCACCGCTTAAAATCAATAAAACCAGACAAGGGTCTTATGTCCAAATCTTTAGGTGACCCCTACATGGGCTGGGCTACGTTCGTGGAAGACGTGATTGTCACCCACCAGACACGAACCGGTCTCCCGGAAGAAACGTTTCCTAACTATGACATTTGGGAGAACCCTTTAACGCCTTGTATGTGTAGAACTTGA
- the LOC140835227 gene encoding coilin-like isoform X2, with amino-acid sequence MEDTKRIRLVFKDDDILSEPQKLEGLNRSWVLLKPRQHVTVSDVASHLLHAFRLHQSCPHGLLLSMSGFVLPSFESTCLLNDNEIIRVRKRREILSIKGNDNADAVEELRAMDNHYVPNGVLLLASEEFEKEKGGSESDDPEVEYDEEDENVLEDMEGPSGGNADPRNRKRKASVKLQGSKRKKQRAKASQIVADNVHTEKIENSHQGGVLTMQKSLSQKEKKPDYDAKDNMGKNEESLTPLDKSGLPVDGMTRNGEVQKNDKAIEDTKIASKETKKVPSRSARRKYAKRRWMREMANIQKKNAVCESEGLRNWKEDQSNAERKKVDGQSKGLHKWKKHQALSECNVVDGIPKGLLCWKQSPQNNPRSGKKWQQNQSSWLHKHPNQNNDSDVHEHITRINGDVREQPTQNNDDAREEPTHNDEDTHEIPNQNGDTAKQSILESDEEHEVVPIVIRPGHIRFEPFEKDQDVQPTLETTQWNGITSKKKGQKWGLADSPFTSRNGYKNPDNDNSKVFANETREQPIGEIDFEKLPTLPGMPKEGDLLAYRILELSTTWTPEISAYRVGKVSFYNTESNQAILAPASDYPIVSKKADEGEAEPLDNSLYKEDGSLEIDFSSLVDVRIIKDGSSGSVNVDASLVREGPLDNKKASKPGSSSRINTQTEISGTETGELNQSEETVPPSAETGDLNVWDQISEALDAKKEKVSQESCWGKTNKKLQVVDRTSFVKNAKTVQPSQGNRWRKNASRVQQLGENSPQKQSSARKSWSYKALRGSALGPTMDILRSREEI; translated from the exons ATGGAGGACACCAAGAGAATCCGACTGGTTTTCAAAGATGATGACATACTGAGCGAACCCCAGAAGTTAGAGGGCTTGAATCGGAGCTGGGTACTGTTGAAACCGCGCCAACACGTCACCGTTTCCGATGTTGCCTCACATCTGCTCCACGCTTTCCGGCTCCACCAATCTTGCCCTCATGGCCTTCTCCTTTCG aTGTCTGGCTTTGTGTTGCCATCATTTGAATCAACTTGCCTTTTGAATGATAATGAAATTATCAG AGTCAGGAAGAGGAGAGAAATTTTATCTATCAAGGGAAATGATAACGCGGATGCTGTTGAGGAACTGAGAGCCATGGATAACCATTATGTGCCAAATGGTGTCTTGCTTTTGGCAAGTGAGGAATTTGAGAAAGAAAAAGGAGGTTCTGAGAGTGATGACCCTGAAGTTGAATATGACGAGGAAGATGAAAATGTTTTGGAAGATATGGAAGGTCCTTCTGGTGGAAATGCTGATCCAAGAAATCGAAAAAGGAAAGCATCAGTGAAACTCCAAGGCTCTAA GAGGAAGAAACAGCGGGCTAAGGCCTCTCAGATTGTTGCTGACAATGTTCACACAGAAAAAATCGAAAACTCTCATCAGGGAGGAGTCCTTACAATGCAGAAAAGCCTTTCTCAAAAGGAGAAAAAACCTGATTATGATGCCAAAGATAACATGGGAAAAAATGAGGAAAGTCTTACCCCACTTGACAAGAGTGGTTTGCCTGTGGATGGCATGACGCG AAATGGCGAAGTTCAAAAGAATGACAAGGCAATTGAGGATACCAAAATTGCCTCAAAGGAAACTAAAAAG GTTCCAAGTAGAAGTGCCAGGCGGAAATATGCGAAAAGGCGATGGATGAGGGAAATGGCAaatatacaaaagaaaaatgcaGTCTGCGAATCAGAGGGTCTT CGAAATTGGAAAGAGGACCAATCTAACGCTGAAAGGAAAAAGGTGGATGGCCAATCAAAAGGACTT CATAAGTGGAAAAAACACCAAGCGCTTTCTGAATGTAATGTGGTGGATGGCATACCAAAGGGATTG CTATGTTGGAAGCAATCCCCTCAAAATAATCCTCGTAGTGGCAAAAAATGGCAACAGAATCAATCTAGTTGGCTTCATAAACATCCAAATCAAAATAATGATAGTGATGTACATGAGCACATCACTCGGATCAATGGTGATGTACGCGAGCAGCCGACTCAAAATAATGATGATGCACGTGAAGAGCCAACACATAATGATGAGGATACTCATGAAATTCCTAATCAAAATGGAGACACAGCTAAGCAGTCAATTCTGGAAAGTGATGAGGAGCATGAAGTTGTTCCCATTGTAATAAGGCCAGGACATATCCGCTTTGAACCTTTTGAAAAAG ATCAAGATGTTCAGCCAACTTTG GAAACCACCCAGTGGAATGGGATTACTAGCAAGAAGAAGGGCCAAAAATGGGGATTGGCCGATTCTCCATTTACTTCACGGAATGGCTATAAAAATCCAGACAATGACAATTCCAAAGTATTTGCAAATGAAACAAGGGAACAACCGATAGGAGAAATCGACTTTGAGAAGCTTCCTACTCTTCCTGGCATGCCTAAG GAAGGTGATCTCCTTGCATATCGTATCCTGGAGTTATCGACAACCTGGACCCCAGAGATTTCGGCATATCGA GTTGGAAAAGTATCTTTTTATAATACTGAATCCAATCAGGCAATATTGGCACCAGCGTCAGATTATCCAATTGTTTCCAAGAAGGCGGATGAGGGTGAAGCTGAACCACTAGATAACTCTCTTTATAAAGAAGATGGTTCGTTGGAG ATTGATTTTTCATCACTTGTTGACGTTCGTATTATCAAGGATGGAAGTTCAGGTTCAGTTAATGTAGATGCTAGTTTGGTGCGTGAGGGTCCTCTGGACAACAAAAAAGCTTCAAAACCAGGGTCATCTAGCCGCATCAATACACAAACAGAGATATCCGGCACAG AGACTGGAGAACTAAACCAGAGTGAAGAAACAGTACCCCCTTCTGCAG AAACCGGGGATTTGAACGTTTGGGACCAAATCAGTGAGGCTCTAGATGCCAAAAAGGAAAAAGTATCACAAGAAAGTTGTTGGGGCAAAACTAACAAGAAGCTTCAAGTAGTTGACAGAACAAGTTTTGTAAAGAATGCTAAAACGGTACAACCATCACAAGGAAATAGATGGAGGAAGAATGCCTCGAGGGTACAACAATTGGGGGAAAATAGTCCTCAGAAACAGAGTTCAGCTCGTAAATCATGGTCCTATAAAGCTCTGAGAGGAAGTGCGCTTGGCCCAACAATGGATATCCTAAGATCACGAGAGGAGATATGA
- the LOC140835227 gene encoding coilin-like isoform X1 — MEDTKRIRLVFKDDDILSEPQKLEGLNRSWVLLKPRQHVTVSDVASHLLHAFRLHQSCPHGLLLSMSGFVLPSFESTCLLNDNEIIRVRKRREILSIKGNDNADAVEELRAMDNHYVPNGVLLLASEEFEKEKGGSESDDPEVEYDEEDENVLEDMEGPSGGNADPRNRKRKASVKLQGSKRKKQRAKASQIVADNVHTEKIENSHQGGVLTMQKSLSQKEKKPDYDAKDNMGKNEESLTPLDKSGLPVDGMTRNGEVQKNDKAIEDTKIASKETKKVPSRSARRKYAKRRWMREMANIQKKNAVCESEGLRNWKEDQSNAERKKVDGQSKGLHKWKKHQALSECNVVDGIPKGLLCWKQSPQNNPRSGKKWQQNQSSWLHKHPNQNNDSDVHEHITRINGDVREQPTQNNDDAREEPTHNDEDTHEIPNQNGDTAKQSILESDEEHEVVPIVIRPGHIRFEPFEKADQDVQPTLETTQWNGITSKKKGQKWGLADSPFTSRNGYKNPDNDNSKVFANETREQPIGEIDFEKLPTLPGMPKEGDLLAYRILELSTTWTPEISAYRVGKVSFYNTESNQAILAPASDYPIVSKKADEGEAEPLDNSLYKEDGSLEIDFSSLVDVRIIKDGSSGSVNVDASLVREGPLDNKKASKPGSSSRINTQTEISGTETGELNQSEETVPPSAETGDLNVWDQISEALDAKKEKVSQESCWGKTNKKLQVVDRTSFVKNAKTVQPSQGNRWRKNASRVQQLGENSPQKQSSARKSWSYKALRGSALGPTMDILRSREEI; from the exons ATGGAGGACACCAAGAGAATCCGACTGGTTTTCAAAGATGATGACATACTGAGCGAACCCCAGAAGTTAGAGGGCTTGAATCGGAGCTGGGTACTGTTGAAACCGCGCCAACACGTCACCGTTTCCGATGTTGCCTCACATCTGCTCCACGCTTTCCGGCTCCACCAATCTTGCCCTCATGGCCTTCTCCTTTCG aTGTCTGGCTTTGTGTTGCCATCATTTGAATCAACTTGCCTTTTGAATGATAATGAAATTATCAG AGTCAGGAAGAGGAGAGAAATTTTATCTATCAAGGGAAATGATAACGCGGATGCTGTTGAGGAACTGAGAGCCATGGATAACCATTATGTGCCAAATGGTGTCTTGCTTTTGGCAAGTGAGGAATTTGAGAAAGAAAAAGGAGGTTCTGAGAGTGATGACCCTGAAGTTGAATATGACGAGGAAGATGAAAATGTTTTGGAAGATATGGAAGGTCCTTCTGGTGGAAATGCTGATCCAAGAAATCGAAAAAGGAAAGCATCAGTGAAACTCCAAGGCTCTAA GAGGAAGAAACAGCGGGCTAAGGCCTCTCAGATTGTTGCTGACAATGTTCACACAGAAAAAATCGAAAACTCTCATCAGGGAGGAGTCCTTACAATGCAGAAAAGCCTTTCTCAAAAGGAGAAAAAACCTGATTATGATGCCAAAGATAACATGGGAAAAAATGAGGAAAGTCTTACCCCACTTGACAAGAGTGGTTTGCCTGTGGATGGCATGACGCG AAATGGCGAAGTTCAAAAGAATGACAAGGCAATTGAGGATACCAAAATTGCCTCAAAGGAAACTAAAAAG GTTCCAAGTAGAAGTGCCAGGCGGAAATATGCGAAAAGGCGATGGATGAGGGAAATGGCAaatatacaaaagaaaaatgcaGTCTGCGAATCAGAGGGTCTT CGAAATTGGAAAGAGGACCAATCTAACGCTGAAAGGAAAAAGGTGGATGGCCAATCAAAAGGACTT CATAAGTGGAAAAAACACCAAGCGCTTTCTGAATGTAATGTGGTGGATGGCATACCAAAGGGATTG CTATGTTGGAAGCAATCCCCTCAAAATAATCCTCGTAGTGGCAAAAAATGGCAACAGAATCAATCTAGTTGGCTTCATAAACATCCAAATCAAAATAATGATAGTGATGTACATGAGCACATCACTCGGATCAATGGTGATGTACGCGAGCAGCCGACTCAAAATAATGATGATGCACGTGAAGAGCCAACACATAATGATGAGGATACTCATGAAATTCCTAATCAAAATGGAGACACAGCTAAGCAGTCAATTCTGGAAAGTGATGAGGAGCATGAAGTTGTTCCCATTGTAATAAGGCCAGGACATATCCGCTTTGAACCTTTTGAAAAAG CAGATCAAGATGTTCAGCCAACTTTG GAAACCACCCAGTGGAATGGGATTACTAGCAAGAAGAAGGGCCAAAAATGGGGATTGGCCGATTCTCCATTTACTTCACGGAATGGCTATAAAAATCCAGACAATGACAATTCCAAAGTATTTGCAAATGAAACAAGGGAACAACCGATAGGAGAAATCGACTTTGAGAAGCTTCCTACTCTTCCTGGCATGCCTAAG GAAGGTGATCTCCTTGCATATCGTATCCTGGAGTTATCGACAACCTGGACCCCAGAGATTTCGGCATATCGA GTTGGAAAAGTATCTTTTTATAATACTGAATCCAATCAGGCAATATTGGCACCAGCGTCAGATTATCCAATTGTTTCCAAGAAGGCGGATGAGGGTGAAGCTGAACCACTAGATAACTCTCTTTATAAAGAAGATGGTTCGTTGGAG ATTGATTTTTCATCACTTGTTGACGTTCGTATTATCAAGGATGGAAGTTCAGGTTCAGTTAATGTAGATGCTAGTTTGGTGCGTGAGGGTCCTCTGGACAACAAAAAAGCTTCAAAACCAGGGTCATCTAGCCGCATCAATACACAAACAGAGATATCCGGCACAG AGACTGGAGAACTAAACCAGAGTGAAGAAACAGTACCCCCTTCTGCAG AAACCGGGGATTTGAACGTTTGGGACCAAATCAGTGAGGCTCTAGATGCCAAAAAGGAAAAAGTATCACAAGAAAGTTGTTGGGGCAAAACTAACAAGAAGCTTCAAGTAGTTGACAGAACAAGTTTTGTAAAGAATGCTAAAACGGTACAACCATCACAAGGAAATAGATGGAGGAAGAATGCCTCGAGGGTACAACAATTGGGGGAAAATAGTCCTCAGAAACAGAGTTCAGCTCGTAAATCATGGTCCTATAAAGCTCTGAGAGGAAGTGCGCTTGGCCCAACAATGGATATCCTAAGATCACGAGAGGAGATATGA